A window of Brevibacillus sp. DP1.3A genomic DNA:
TATCAGGTACTTCTCAGGAGTGGCGGGATAAAACCAAATGAAGTAAGGGCACTGGAAGACTTTCCACCAGAAGATGGAGCAGCTGATCAACTTTGGATTAGTGGAGACATGTATCCAATTAATATGGACCCAGCATTCAGAAAGGGGGTGAAAATCAGTGACAAAACCGAATAAATTTTGGGATTTACGGTCCGCAAAAGACGAGAAGTCAGCGGATCTTTTTATTTATGGAGCGATCGTCAGCGGATACAAATGGAACGAAGCGGACATCACGATCACCGAGTTTACTCAGGCAATGGATAACCTTCCGAAGAGCGTTAAAACATTGAACATGTATGTCAATTCTCCAGGCGGATCGGTGTTTACGACTATCGCCATGATGAATCAGCTAGAACGCAAAAGATCCAGTTTAACGATCAACGCTTATGTAGACGGTGTGGCAGCAAGTGCCGCCTCTTTTCTGATCATGAAGGCAGACAACATCTACATGTACAAAAACACCTTCTTGATGATCCACAAGCCAATGATTAGTTTGTGGGGTGCAAACGCTGTGGATTGCCGCGAACAAGCAGATTGGTTAGACAAAACCGAGTTGAAGACTTGCAGGCCAGCGTACCTTTCCAAAGGAACAGTGCTTTTAACAGAGGACAAGGTGAGTGAGTTGCTAGACGGTAAAGACAACTGGCTGGATGCAGATGAAGCGGCTGAATTGTTTAACATTACCGTTTTGGAAGAAGAAAAAGACGCGGTCGCATGTGCAGATATGGAATTACTCCAAAGTTATAACGGCATACCTGCACAACTTTTAAACCCTCATCAATCATCAAAGACGAGTTCCTTAAACATGACAGAGCGCGAGAAAATAGCGGTCGAAGCTAAAGCGGGCGCAACCTACATCGAAACCATTTTAGGAGGAATCTATCAATGAAAAAAACACTTTACGAATTGAAGCAAAATCTCGTAACGATCGGACAGCAACTGCAAAAGACTGAATATGATTTGGCAGCAAAGGCGATCGATCCTTCTGCATCTATGGAAGAAATCCAAACGCTTCAGAGATCAAAAGAAGACTTGAAAACTCGCTTTGATGTTGTAAAACAGCAGCATGATACGTTAGAAGCTGAACAGTTGGCCAAACTTCACACAGACAAAAATCTTCAAGCACTTACCGATCCGGCTCAACAAAAAATGGCTGCCAAGGCAGAATTAGTCCGTGGGACTATTCGTCAACAAGCAGTATCAACTGAAGCATTGCAAATACTTGGTGACAAAAACAACACTGGCGGCGAGAAATTCTTGCCAAAGACGATGACAAATGATCTTCTTCACGAACCGTTTGTAAAGAATCCTTTACGTGGTAACTCTACGGTAACCAGCGTGACCAATCTTGAGATTCCAAAAATCACCTTCACCTTGGATGACGATAACTTTATTGCGGATACAGAAACAGCAAAGGAATTGAAAGCCGATGGTGATGTTGTGAGTTTCGGTCGTTTCAAGTTCAAGGTGAAGGTACCTATTTCAGAAACTATCTTGGCAGCAACCGATACGAATCTTGTTCAAACTGTAGACCAAGCCCTAGAAAGTGGACTAGCGGCAAAGGAAAAGAAAGTCGCTTTTACAAAAACCCCAAAAACCGGTGAAGAACACATGTCTTTTTACTCAACTGTAAACGGGATCAAGGAAGTAACAGCTGCGAACAAATTCAAATCAATCAAACTAGCCATTGCAGATCTGCATGAAGATTACCGAGAAAACGCGAAGATCGTTATGACATTTGCGGATTACATGGAAATTGTGGAGACTTTGGCGAACGGCAATGCCACACTTTACAGTGCACAACCGGAACAGATTCTTGGCAAACCAGCTATCTTCTGCGATTCGGCAACCGACCCGATCGTTGGCGACTTCCGATTCTCTCACTTTAACTTCGATCCTCAGATGATCTATGATCGTGATAAAGACGTAAATACAGGCGTAGAACTGTTTGTGTTGACTGCCTGGTTTGACCATAAAATCAAACTGAAGTCAGCTTTCCGTATCGCCAAAGTTGTAGCCATTCCCTAATGAATGGGGGAATTAAGCGTGCCTACGCTTGAAGAACTGAAAACGTATCTAAGAATCGATGGAAGCGAGGATGATAGTATCCTCGCTCTGTTGATGGGCGCAGCAAGAGAATATCTGACCAATGCTGGAGTTCTGGAGCCACCACCAGAAAAACCATCCACTCAATACAAATTAGCGTTGATGCTGTACGTAGCGCTGCACTATGAAAACCGTGACCCGTCAGAGAAGGTAGACGGGTTCAATTCTGCTCTCCAAAGCATCATTCTACAGCTTAAAGCGGGGTGAATAAATTGAAATACGTGGTACAAAAAGAATTTCTGGACCGTTTCGAAGACAACCGGCATTGCAAACCAGGCGAACCACATGAACCTCACAACGAGAAGCGAGCAAAGCAATTGGTCGATCTTGGATTTATTGTCGAAGCGAAACCGACACAAACGAAAGAGGCCACCAATCAGAATCCAAAAGACAAACCCAACGGGAAAAGCGGTAAAGATGAAGTGAAAAAAGAGGATGAAGTCGATGGCAAGCAAGAGCCTAGTAAATCGACTAAATAAACGGATCACCATTCGCAAACAGACATGGATAGAGAACAGCATGAAAGAAAAGAAGCAATCCTGGATCGATTATGCTTCGGTATGGGCGGCAATAGAACCACTCCGTGGACAAGAATCCCTCATCGCGCAGAAAAGTGAGTCGACGGTTACCACGCGCATACGGATTCGCTTTCGAGAAGGAATTGAGCCTTCGATGATGATTGACTATCACGGAGTCTCGTTTGAGATCATGTACATTATCCATCCTGATTTCAACAAGCGGGAGCTGCAGCTGATGTGCAAGGAGAGACGATGACATGTTGACGCGCGTTCAGATAAACACGGCCATTAACGAGAAGCTCAATGCGGAGTTTCCGAGCATCCCAATCCAAAGTAGTGACGTTGAAGAAGGGTTTGACCGCCCTTCTTTTTTCGTGACACTGGAGACGAATAGTGGAGACGGCGGGCAATTCAGTACAGAGCGGGACATGACATGCCGCATACTCTTTTTCCCGACCAGTCGATACGATTACAAGGAAGAGGCATACGCGGTACAGGATCGGCTTGAAAAACTGTTCAGTTTGAATTTTGCCGTAGCTGATCGCGTTTTTACGATCGACGATTATTCCACTCGCATCTTCGATAAAGTGGTACATTACGATTTTGATTTTACATTCTTTGACGATCCGGCAGTTGATCCATGCGCAGGAGAGAACTCAGAGAAGATGCAGGAGTTGAAGATCCGTGGCTGACTTCGATGTGGACGACAAGGATATCGATACATTTCACCGCGATCTTGATAATTTGGCGAAGCACTTTCCAAAGGAAGCCAGAAGGCTCATGATGCGATCTGGTAACCATGCTCGAAAGATTGTTCTACGCAAGGCAAAGCAATCGGTTGTTGAAGACACGGGAAACTATTTTAAATCCATCAAGCGAGGCAAAGTGTGGGTGAAAGGAAAGGAGTACAAAGTACGAACCTATTCTCGATCACCACACGCCCACTTACTGGAGTATGGCCATCGAATGGTCGGGCCTGAACCAGACAAGAAAGAACTAGGTTACGTTCTTGGATTCAACATCTTCGACAAAGCAGGCAAGGAAATAAACCATGATTGGAACAAGATTCTTGATGAAGAGTTGTACAAGATTTTGAAAAAACTATAGGAGGCATGCTACATGGGGCTACCTGAGATTTCTATTGTATTTTCCTCGCTATCTGTCTCGGCTGTTCAAAGGAGCCAGCGGGGCATTGTGGCGTTGATTCTGAAAGATGATACAGTTCCTACTTCTACCACAAAGGAATACCGATCTGTTTCGGACATTGTTGCCGATGAATGGACACCCGTGAATTTGGACTACATCAAAAAAGCATTTTTAGGTGTACCATCCAAAATCATTGTGGAGAAGATCGCCACAACCAATTCGGATTATGCAAGTGCTCTGAAACGACTGGCGGGCAAACGATGGGATTACCTGGCTGTTCCAGGAATCGAAGTTGCTGCTGTAACTGACATTGCCACGCAATTAAAGACGTGGCGCGATGTTAACAAAAAGAAGTTCAAGGCAGTGTTGCCAAACGTAACAGGCGATCACGAAGGGATTATCGATTTCGCAACCGGAGGCATTGTTGTCGGCACGAAAACCTATTCAGCATCGGAGTACACGGCACGGATCGCTGGAATTTTGGCAGGGATGCCGCTTACACGTAGCGCAACTTTTTACGAGTTGCCAGAGGTTGAGGCGATTGAGGAAAGCGAAACGCCAGATGCGGACATTGATGCTGGAAAGCTGATCCTCATTAACGATGGGGAGAAAATCAAGATTGCCCGCGGCGTGAACTCGTTGACTACCACATCCCCAACGAAAGGCCCTGATTTCAAGAAAATCAAAATCATCGAAGGGCATGACCTGGTAAAAGAAGATATTACTCGCACCTTTAATGAGGAGTATGCCGGGAAAGTAAACAACAGCTATGACAATCAGGTGTTGCTGATCACGGCTATCAACGCATACCTTCGTGGGCTACAGGGTGAAGTATTGGACCCAAGCGCAACGAATGCAATGGGAGTAGATATCGAAGCCCAGCGGCAAGCGTGGGAATCGGTCGGCACTGACACGAGCGGGTGGGATGATCAAAAGGTCAAGACATCGAGTTTTCAAGACGATGTGTTTTTGGCTGGAGGATTGAAGTTCCTGGATGCCGTTGAGGACTTAAAAATGGCGGTTCAAGTTTAAAGAAAGGATGGTGATTTAAATGGTGAGACAAAGCCCTTCTAAGATCATAAACGGGACGTATGGACGCGTTTGGGTAGACGGCGAATTGTGGGCAGAAGTAGATAGCTTTGAAGCAAAGATTACGATCAACTACGAGGACGTCAACTTTGCTGGAGAGGGAGCGACTTTCAAAAAGGCATTGGGATGGACTGGTGAAGGCTCCATGACAATCAAGAAAATCTATTCACGCGTTCAAAAGAAAATGGCAGCTGACGTTCGAAAAGGAATTTATCCGCGTTTTGAAGTAGTCGGGAAAGTGGAGGACCCAGAGGCATATGGTGCTGAACGAGTAGCGATACATGATGTGACGATCACTGAGTTTATGCTACTGAAATTTGAGCAAAAAACGACTGGAAGTGAGGAAGTACCTTTCTCATTTAGCGACTATGATCCAATCGATTTGATTCCAGCATAATCCCAACAAACGGAGGAATAAAGATGTCCAAGAAAATCACAATCGCTGATCTAATTGCTCAAAAGGAGCGAATCAAAAAACGAAAGGCAAAAACCATGACCCTTTATGTCGAGTCATTGGACGGAGAAATCATCGTTCAAGAGCCTGAAAAATCCATTTCGGTTGAAGCTTTAACTATGGTGCAAGATGATACACGAAGCGAAATGGCTGACACCTTTCTTGCCTATCATTGCGTGATTGAACCAAACTTGAAAGATGTCTCGTTGCAGCAAGCATATGGATGTGCGGAACCGACAGATATCGTAAATATGATTTTCCGTCAGGGTGAGATTTCTGCCATTGGCGGACATGCCTTACAACTAGCTGGTTATGCAACTGGTGTACGTAAAGTTGAAACTGAACTAAAAAACTAATTGAGGGCGATCCTGACTTTTATTTTCTGCATCATTATGTACAGCGCGGGTTCGCTCTTGAGTATCTTCTAAATGTCGACTTTCTGACCAAGCAATTTATGCAGCAGTCGATTCTTGTTCATATCAAAGAAGAAAGCAAGCGTTGGGGCGGATAGCAGTTTTCCTAACGCTTGCTAGATACAATAGATTTCCATAAAGTAGAAGGGAGGAAAGCACACCCAAAAGGAGGTAGTTTATGGATGGGCATTTTAGCCGTCATCATAGTTTCTGTGGTCATCGTGTTTGTAATTGTGCTGTTAATTCAGCGGGCAGGAAACAAGGAAATGAACAAAAAGATGGAAACCCAAGAGGCTATCGCTATGATCACAGCATTGCACATCGAAGGTATCGGGCTACAAAATAAAGCACCTTGTGACTTGTACCTCAAAGAAAACAGGATTTTGGTAGATCACTTCGGTCAAAAATTTGAAATACCGTTATCGGCCATGAGAGCTGCAGTAGTGAAGACAGAACAAGAGATTTACGAAAAAGGAAAAAGCGTTGTCGGTCGTGCATTAATAGGAACATTGATTGTACCAGGACTTGGAACCATTATAGGTGGTATGTCAGGTATTGGAAGCAAAAAAACAAAAGGAATTCCGAATACCTACCTGATTATTAACTATGTAAATAGCAACGGAGAGTTATCAGGCATTACTTTTTTGAACAATTTTAATCTCATCCGAATCAACAATTTTTGCGAAGTAACGAATCAACGCATTCGGGTCAACCATGTAGAAGCAATTACATTATAAAAATAAGGGACGCTCATGTGAGCGTCTTTTTACTTTTGCGGACGGAGGGAGGACCTCTTGGGAGCTAAAGATATAAGCAAAACCCTGGTACTTAAAGATGGCGTTACAGGAACACTTCAAAAGATCATCGGGGGTACTGTCGCTTATAAAAAACATCTACAGGACCTGAAAACCGTGGGTGTTGAAACTTGGTCAGCTATTAAATCAGGCGCAGCCATGGCAGCTATTGCGATGGGCGCTGCAGCGACAGCCATGGTTGGTATCGGTGTGAAAGCCAATGCGACAGCTGAGACGGCGGAACGATCCTTTGGCATCCTGTTAAAATCTGCGGAAGATGCAAAGAAGATGGTGAAGGATTTACAAGTATTAGCTGAGACATCCCCGTTTGACTTCGAGGGCATGCAGCAATCAGCGAAAACCTTGCTGGGCATGGGTTTTGCTGGTAGCCAGGTTATCCCGATGTTACAGCGACTTGGTGACACCGTAGCGGCAGTGGGAGGAAATACAGATCAGTTAAAAGGAATTGCTTTGGCGATCGGTCAAATCCAAACCAAAGGAAAAGTATCCGCCGAGGAAATGAACCAGTTAGCGGAACGCGGTGTCGCTGGATGGGATCTGTTGTCACAGGAGTTAGGGAAATCAAAAGTCGAGCTAATGAAGATGGCCGAAAACGGAGAGCTTTTTGCGGACAAGGCACTGCCGGCCATCATGACTGGTTTGGATAAACGTTTTGGCGGCTCCATGAAATCCATGTCAGACACTTTCGAATACACCCTCGCCAATATCAAAGAGTCAGGAACACGAATGCTGGCTGGAATGACGTCTCCTTTGTTTTTAGCTCTCAAGGAAGACCTGAGAGGAATACAGGCGTTTCTATCCAGCGACAGCGCGGCGACATGGGGCGCCAGTTTCTCGCAAGGACTGATTACAGCCTACAATACGGCAAAGGCAACGTTCGGTGTGATAAGCGACATCGCATCTTTCGTTTCAAGTAACTGGTCAATCATCGGGCCAGTTGTCTACGGGGTTGCTGGATCGCTTGTGGTCTATAAGATTGCTGTTGCAGCCGCGACACTCACCACAGCGTTATTTGGCAAAGAATCATCCTTTGCTGCCATTAGAACAGGATTAATGGGCACAGCGGCGCTGGTTACGTCTGGGCAGATCGGGATAATGCGAGCTGCTCAAATGGGGCTGAATGTTGTTATGGCTGCCAACCCAATCGGATTCGTGATTACTCTACTCGGTCTACTTGTTACTGCAGGTATTTACGTTGTTCAGAATTGGGATACCGTTAAGCAAGCTGCAAAAGAACTTTGGAATGTAGTCGTGGACTACGCAGAACAGGGTGTAAATAATTGGATTGGCCTAGCCAACACTCTTTTAAGTGCATACGATTTTGCATGGAAAGGCATTGGGTTTGGAGCTGCACAGATGTGGAATGGGATTGTTTCTGCTGCTGAATGGGGCGCTAAAAATATGTTGGCTCCGATCAACGCAGCTTTGGAAGCAGTCGGTGGGCAACGAATCGACGTCAATTTTGGTGCTGCTCAATTCGATGCGAAGATGCCGAAATGGGAAACAAAGAGTATCATTCCCCAGGTTGATTTTTCAGCTGCAAAAGCAAATACCGGATTCCAAGATGACCTGAACCAAACTAGGAAAGAGCAGCGCGAGGCAAGCGGCCAACGTGACAAGCAACTGGCGGACGCGCTGAATGCAAATACGAATGCTTTATCGTTTAACACTGATGCTACAGCCGGAAATACCAAGGCAACAGACAAGAATACAAAGGCGACGTTACGTGATAATTTAAGCCCAGTAGATTTGGCAGACAGCTTACTGGGACGAATTGAGCGTCATATGTGGAGTACGTAGGAGGTGCTGACTTGATCAACGTGTTCTTGTCGATTAACAACAATGCAGAGGTCATACAGCTGCCCGTGCCTCCATCTGAGTACAACGTACCGTCTCCCTGGGGCACGGAGCAGGTGGACGGTATGCAACAGTCATTATTATTGATCGGGCTGGAAGGGCTTCAATCCGTAGATATCAAAAGCTTTTTTCCGATCCGAGACTATCCATTCTTGCAAAACCGCAGCATGTGGGGAATGGATTATGTAAATACAATTAAGCGTTGGCGTAAGATGCGGATTCCGATTCGACTGGTCATCGTTGACTCAAAGGGAGCACAGTCTCTGAACATAGCAGTTGCTATTACGAATTTTGAGCATGGTGTAGGTCGTAGCGGCGATATTGACTATACCTTGCAGATGACCGAATTCCCATTTGTGAGCACGGCAAGGAGCTGATGCGATGTTTCAAGTTCTATTAATCAAAAATGACGGTCAGAAAAGCTACGACCTCACGCCCTTGGTGGGCAGCATCTCATGGGACTCTAACCTGTCCCTTATGTCCGCGATGAATTTTGATGTGAACTGGTCGGATGCAAAATTCTTCCCCGTCAATCCATGTGATCTTGGAGACGTTGTGTTGCTTCTCAAAGATGGTGAAGAAATAAACCGTGGTGTGGTTGTGAAAGAAGGGAGACAGGGACGTAGTGCGATTACGTACACCATATATGATTATGCCTGGTATCTTGGTAAGTCAAAGAGCGTGTACCAGTTTAACAAAGTCCCTGCATCACAAGCCATTACGAAGATTCTCAGTGATTTCGGTATGCTAATCGGCAATGTTCCAGACATGGCCACTCCAATCGACGACATTTTCTTGGAGAAAAGCCCAGCGGAGATTATTGAGACCATCTACAAGCTGCATGAGCGCCGGAGCGGAAAACGATACAACGTTGAGATGCGACAAGGGAAAATCTATTTTGAGGAAATGAAAGATTTGGTCATCAAGGGCACCTTCAAGCTGGCTGAGAACATCGCGGCTGTTGATGTGATGACAAACCCGTTAGGCGCGGATCGCACGAGATCCATTGAAGAAATGCGAAACCGCGTAAAAATCCTCATAGAGCGCGACGAGAAGGAAAAGAACAAGCCAAAGTATGAGGTAGTGGCGATGACCCAAGATGAAGGGTTAATCCAGAAGTATGGGCTGTTGGAAGAGGTATTCAAGATAGATGCGGAAGACGCAGCAAAAGCGAGGGAAGTCTCTCGAATTCTGTTGAAGCGCCTGGCACGAATCCATGAGACAAACAGTATCCAGCTAATAGGTGACGTTGGTTTTAAGGCTGGCCGTCTGCTCGATGTAACGGAGCCGGTCACTGGTATGCAAAACCGATTTATGATTACCAGCGCCAAGCATGAAGTGAAGAACCAAATTCATACGATGCAACTGGACTTGGCTTTACCCGAGGACGTGAAATAGGAGGCGATTAGGTGAGTAGCATGGATCTCCTCGCTGAAATGATTGTCAATATGTACAAGGAAAACCGCAACCCACCGAGTACGGCTCCGCGAGTCGGGACGGTTGTTTCTGTAAATCCTCTCAAAATTCAGTACGGTGAAAGCGTCATTTTAGAGAGGCGGCACCTGGTTATTGGAGAAAGTCTCATGCCTGGCTATAAACGGACCATTGAACTGACTGAGCTGCAAATGTCTGGGCTAGACGAGAAGTACCCAGCAAAGATTTCGTTTTATCGAAGCAGCGGGGATATACAGGAGCGCATCACAAAGTTGGCCATTCCTATCACAGATAATCCTGACAGTCAGGAAAATAAGATCAAGTCAACCATAACGTATACCGATGGGCTGGAAGTAGGCGACCAAGTGATTCTGCAGCCAGATGAATCGCTAAAACTGTGGTTTGTCAAAGATCGTGTATGGAAGGAGCCAGACGAATGACGCTACCACAGATAACTCAGTTGGATTTACCCCAAGCCCAGATCACTCAGCAGATGAAGACCCAGAACGTCCATAAAACTTTTCTGTGGGATTTTGAAACAGGTGATTTCGTTTTGAAAGATGGGAAACTGATCGAGGTAACTGGATTGGAATACCTCAAAGTGTGGATAGAGAAAATACTCCGAACCGTTAAGGGGACGTTGATCTACGCTGGAACTGACTATGGTAGCGAGCACCATTCGTTGATCGGCCAGAATTTTCACCCTGATTTTTCTCGGTCTGAATATGAACGGATGATAACGGAGGCTTTGCTGCAAAATGACGCGATTACGCAGGTGGACAACTTCTCGTTTACGCAGACAGGCTCCCGATTGGTAATCAGCGTTGAAGTGTCTAGTATTTATGGTACTGCAGAAAGGACGGTGACCCTATAGTGGCAGACAAAGACCAAACTCTGATTGAGTCGCTAGCGTCTATCCCGGTCACGTATGACAAGAGTGTCGGAAGTCCAATCTATGACACTTTAGCCACAGCAGCAGAACAATTCGCAAAGATAGATGCCAACATTGACGCTGTGAGGCAGAAACTCAGCATCGACAAATTAACGGGAGACGAGCTAGCACAACGCATTAAAGAACGTACAGGGATTGAGCGAAAAGCAGCGACACATTCAAGGGGAAGTGTAACGGTCACAGGGACCGGAACGATTTTCACTGGCGATCTTTTTGAGACAGCAGGATCGACACAGTTTCAGGCAATAGAGACGAAGGCTATAACGGACAATGGTACTG
This region includes:
- a CDS encoding head maturation protease, ClpP-related; the protein is MTKPNKFWDLRSAKDEKSADLFIYGAIVSGYKWNEADITITEFTQAMDNLPKSVKTLNMYVNSPGGSVFTTIAMMNQLERKRSSLTINAYVDGVAASAASFLIMKADNIYMYKNTFLMIHKPMISLWGANAVDCREQADWLDKTELKTCRPAYLSKGTVLLTEDKVSELLDGKDNWLDADEAAELFNITVLEEEKDAVACADMELLQSYNGIPAQLLNPHQSSKTSSLNMTEREKIAVEAKAGATYIETILGGIYQ
- a CDS encoding phage major capsid protein, coding for MKKTLYELKQNLVTIGQQLQKTEYDLAAKAIDPSASMEEIQTLQRSKEDLKTRFDVVKQQHDTLEAEQLAKLHTDKNLQALTDPAQQKMAAKAELVRGTIRQQAVSTEALQILGDKNNTGGEKFLPKTMTNDLLHEPFVKNPLRGNSTVTSVTNLEIPKITFTLDDDNFIADTETAKELKADGDVVSFGRFKFKVKVPISETILAATDTNLVQTVDQALESGLAAKEKKVAFTKTPKTGEEHMSFYSTVNGIKEVTAANKFKSIKLAIADLHEDYRENAKIVMTFADYMEIVETLANGNATLYSAQPEQILGKPAIFCDSATDPIVGDFRFSHFNFDPQMIYDRDKDVNTGVELFVLTAWFDHKIKLKSAFRIAKVVAIP
- a CDS encoding head-tail connector protein — encoded protein: MPTLEELKTYLRIDGSEDDSILALLMGAAREYLTNAGVLEPPPEKPSTQYKLALMLYVALHYENRDPSEKVDGFNSALQSIILQLKAG
- a CDS encoding phage head closure protein; this translates as MASKSLVNRLNKRITIRKQTWIENSMKEKKQSWIDYASVWAAIEPLRGQESLIAQKSESTVTTRIRIRFREGIEPSMMIDYHGVSFEIMYIIHPDFNKRELQLMCKERR
- a CDS encoding DUF6838 family protein; its protein translation is MLTRVQINTAINEKLNAEFPSIPIQSSDVEEGFDRPSFFVTLETNSGDGGQFSTERDMTCRILFFPTSRYDYKEEAYAVQDRLEKLFSLNFAVADRVFTIDDYSTRIFDKVVHYDFDFTFFDDPAVDPCAGENSEKMQELKIRG
- a CDS encoding HK97 gp10 family phage protein; its protein translation is MADFDVDDKDIDTFHRDLDNLAKHFPKEARRLMMRSGNHARKIVLRKAKQSVVEDTGNYFKSIKRGKVWVKGKEYKVRTYSRSPHAHLLEYGHRMVGPEPDKKELGYVLGFNIFDKAGKEINHDWNKILDEELYKILKKL
- a CDS encoding phage tail sheath subtilisin-like domain-containing protein produces the protein MGLPEISIVFSSLSVSAVQRSQRGIVALILKDDTVPTSTTKEYRSVSDIVADEWTPVNLDYIKKAFLGVPSKIIVEKIATTNSDYASALKRLAGKRWDYLAVPGIEVAAVTDIATQLKTWRDVNKKKFKAVLPNVTGDHEGIIDFATGGIVVGTKTYSASEYTARIAGILAGMPLTRSATFYELPEVEAIEESETPDADIDAGKLILINDGEKIKIARGVNSLTTTSPTKGPDFKKIKIIEGHDLVKEDITRTFNEEYAGKVNNSYDNQVLLITAINAYLRGLQGEVLDPSATNAMGVDIEAQRQAWESVGTDTSGWDDQKVKTSSFQDDVFLAGGLKFLDAVEDLKMAVQV
- a CDS encoding phage tail tube protein, whose protein sequence is MVRQSPSKIINGTYGRVWVDGELWAEVDSFEAKITINYEDVNFAGEGATFKKALGWTGEGSMTIKKIYSRVQKKMAADVRKGIYPRFEVVGKVEDPEAYGAERVAIHDVTITEFMLLKFEQKTTGSEEVPFSFSDYDPIDLIPA
- a CDS encoding tape measure protein, with the translated sequence MGVETWSAIKSGAAMAAIAMGAAATAMVGIGVKANATAETAERSFGILLKSAEDAKKMVKDLQVLAETSPFDFEGMQQSAKTLLGMGFAGSQVIPMLQRLGDTVAAVGGNTDQLKGIALAIGQIQTKGKVSAEEMNQLAERGVAGWDLLSQELGKSKVELMKMAENGELFADKALPAIMTGLDKRFGGSMKSMSDTFEYTLANIKESGTRMLAGMTSPLFLALKEDLRGIQAFLSSDSAATWGASFSQGLITAYNTAKATFGVISDIASFVSSNWSIIGPVVYGVAGSLVVYKIAVAAATLTTALFGKESSFAAIRTGLMGTAALVTSGQIGIMRAAQMGLNVVMAANPIGFVITLLGLLVTAGIYVVQNWDTVKQAAKELWNVVVDYAEQGVNNWIGLANTLLSAYDFAWKGIGFGAAQMWNGIVSAAEWGAKNMLAPINAALEAVGGQRIDVNFGAAQFDAKMPKWETKSIIPQVDFSAAKANTGFQDDLNQTRKEQREASGQRDKQLADALNANTNALSFNTDATAGNTKATDKNTKATLRDNLSPVDLADSLLGRIERHMWST
- a CDS encoding DUF2577 domain-containing protein, with protein sequence MDLLAEMIVNMYKENRNPPSTAPRVGTVVSVNPLKIQYGESVILERRHLVIGESLMPGYKRTIELTELQMSGLDEKYPAKISFYRSSGDIQERITKLAIPITDNPDSQENKIKSTITYTDGLEVGDQVILQPDESLKLWFVKDRVWKEPDE
- a CDS encoding DUF2634 domain-containing protein, with the protein product MTLPQITQLDLPQAQITQQMKTQNVHKTFLWDFETGDFVLKDGKLIEVTGLEYLKVWIEKILRTVKGTLIYAGTDYGSEHHSLIGQNFHPDFSRSEYERMITEALLQNDAITQVDNFSFTQTGSRLVISVEVSSIYGTAERTVTL